Below is a window of Methanocaldococcus jannaschii DSM 2661 DNA.
GCTTTAAAGTCCTCATCACTCAATGGGATTGGTAATCTTCCAAGTTGAGCTAATTGGATTAGTTGGACTTCAACAGCTTCAGCAAATTCTGGTCTTGCCAATCTTATTCTCTCCAATCTCTCTCTTGCTTCAGGTGTTAATATTTTCCTTAATAAAGCTCTTTTTTGCATCTCCGCCTCTAATAATGCCTCTTCTTGCTGTTGTTGTTCAGCAAGCTTTTTTTGCAATTCAAGAAGCTTTTTTCTTTTAATTTCTTCAACATCCATTTAGCATCCCCTTAGTATTTAGCAAGAGCAGGGATTTCATTAATTATTTCATCCCTAACCTCTTTAGCAATGTTGTCTAAGAAACTTCTTCCTTTTGGAGTAACAACTCTTCCCTCAGGTGTCTTTTCAACTAAACCTAATTTTTCTAATTCTTGTAAAGCTTTTCTAATGATGTTTCCACTACCTTTGTAGAAGTGTTCTGGTTCATGACCTCTGTTTTTTCTTCCTCCGTAAGCAGTTCTTAATCTTGAAACACCTACTGGGCCGTAAATATAGATTTTTCTTAAGATTGATGCACACCTTATATACCACCAGTCATCTTGGTCTGGTCTTCTCTCTCTGCTAACTCCTGTCTTAACAAAATCTACCCATTCTGGAACTCCTATATTCATCTCTTTTAATTTCTCAGCTGTCTTCTGAATTAACTTATCAGCTGGAACATCATAGACAGTTACCATTTTTGCACCTCTCTTAATTATTTTTTAATTAATTTATTTTGATTTTCTTTCTAATCTATTTATTTTGTGTTTAAGATTATGAGTTTTTGTAGCATAAAATCTATTTAAGGATATGTAGTTTAAACCAATAAAACAAGCTTAGTATTAATTTGATTAGGTTATATTTATATCTTATTATTATCGATAGATACATCTTTAGGTTTAAAATTTAACTCTATAAAAAAGAGAAGAGAGTTAAATATAAAAAATGGAGCCGGGGGTGAAATTTAAACGAAACTTTTAGTAAAAGTTTCATCAAAACGGATGCATTGCTTCCTAACGGAAGCAATGCCTCTTAATTTACACCTCCGAGCGTAAGCGAGGAGGTGTCAGATTTTGATGAAACTTTCTTAAAGTTTCAAATGGAGCCGGGGGTGGGATTTGAACCCACGTAAGGCGGATCTGCAGTCCGCTGCCTAGCCCCTAGACTACCCCGGCTCTTTCAAAACCTATGAGTTGCATACATAAACTATATAGAGGTAGTATATAAATTTTATGGTTTTAACTTTTATAGTATTTGCTCCACAATATTCTTAAACATTCAATAACCATCCTTTTAGCAATCTCATCTAATGTATATGGTGTTATTGGCTCAAAATCTCTGATAAATTTCTCAGTTCCTACAACTATATGCCCCTCTTCATCTAAATTTAAAAATTTGGCTGGGCCTTTTGCATATTTGGCATCACAAACCTTTATTTTTTCTTCTATACCAAATACCCCATTAGTTCCTATTGTTTTAATTCCTCTCTCTTTACAGTAGTTTATGATTGCCTTTGTTGTTGGGATTGTATCTCCACCAGCTATACATATCACTGCTACATCTCCCTTAATTAAATGAAGATTATCTTTAGTTATATTTTCTCTAAATGCCTCAACTCTATTTCCAAAAAATCTCTTTATAAAATCTACTTTGTATTCCCCAACCTTTCCCCCTAATCTTCTATGGACAATATCATTTTCTTCTATTTTGGCATTATCAAAAACATAAACTTTTTCTACCCCACCTCTATGAACTTCTAATAAATCAAAAGCTACTCTAACACCCAATCTTCCGCATCCAATTATTGAAACTTCTCCTTTTGGCTTTAATTTTCTCTCCATCTCTTCAACGTTCATAAATATCCCATCCAAACAGAACTTTTTTAGTAAGAAAGTATAATAGTTTTTTGCAAAGTTATTAAAATTTATTAAGGAACATTGAACGCCTTCAAAGAAGGCGTTCATTATTATGCTTTACTAATATAAGACATTTTGCAAAAAACTATTTATTTAAGAAAATTTTAATGTTGTTCTATATATAAAAACTTATCAGGGGGGATTATTTTGATTTATGTTACTTTTACACCTTATGGAGCTTTTGGAGTTAAAGATAATAAAGAAGTTAGCGGATTGGAAGATATAGAGTATAAAAAATTGTTTAATGAGGAAGAAATTCCAGATATAATGTTTAAATTAAAAACTCAGCCAAATAAAATAGCAGATGAGTTAAAAGAGGAATGGGGAGATGAGATTAAATTAGAAACACTTAGCACTGAACCATTCAATATAGGGGAGTTTTTAAGAAACAACTTATTTAAAGTTGGAAAAGAATTGGGATACTTCAACAACTATGATGAATTTAGAAAGAAGATGCATTATTGGAGCACTGAGCTAACAAAGAAAGTTATAAAGAGCTATGCTCAACAAAAGGATAAAATCATTATTCAAGTTGCAGAGGCAATATCTGATTTGGATAAAACTCTAAACTTGTTATCTGAGAGATTGAGAGAGTGGTATTCCCTCTACTTCCCAGAGTTAGACCACTTAGTTAATAAACATGAAGTTTATGCTAACCTAATAACAAAATTAGGAAAAAGGAAAAACTTTACCAAGAGTCAGCTAAAAAAAATCCTTCCTTCAAAATTAGCTGGGAAAATTGCTGAAGCCGCAAAAAATTCAATGGGAGGAGAATTGGAAGATTATGATTTAGATGTTATTGTTAAATTTGCTGAGGAAATAAATCACCTATATGAAAAAAGGAAGGAGCTATATAACTATTTAGAAAAATTGATGAACGAAGAAGCTCCAAATATTA
It encodes the following:
- a CDS encoding DNA-binding protein is translated as MDVEEIKRKKLLELQKKLAEQQQQEEALLEAEMQKRALLRKILTPEARERLERIRLARPEFAEAVEVQLIQLAQLGRLPIPLSDEDFKALLERISALTKRKREIKIVRK
- a CDS encoding ThiF family adenylyltransferase, encoding MNVEEMERKLKPKGEVSIIGCGRLGVRVAFDLLEVHRGGVEKVYVFDNAKIEENDIVHRRLGGKVGEYKVDFIKRFFGNRVEAFRENITKDNLHLIKGDVAVICIAGGDTIPTTKAIINYCKERGIKTIGTNGVFGIEEKIKVCDAKYAKGPAKFLNLDEEGHIVVGTEKFIRDFEPITPYTLDEIAKRMVIECLRILWSKYYKS
- a CDS encoding 30S ribosomal protein S19e — encoded protein: MVTVYDVPADKLIQKTAEKLKEMNIGVPEWVDFVKTGVSRERRPDQDDWWYIRCASILRKIYIYGPVGVSRLRTAYGGRKNRGHEPEHFYKGSGNIIRKALQELEKLGLVEKTPEGRVVTPKGRSFLDNIAKEVRDEIINEIPALAKY